Proteins encoded in a region of the Drosophila sechellia strain sech25 chromosome 2L, ASM438219v1, whole genome shotgun sequence genome:
- the LOC6613676 gene encoding A-kinase anchor protein 10, mitochondrial: MLNYIKRHASRRRSSQDATDAICGQMPAYDVDTTDAAGAGDAAMAHKRHSLRSTTSFCDEVFLEAEEEGGVGTTGRGGGGGGGAPSDGISLASNDDIFTYNSRLSMNLASIVNDPNCLSFFVQYLDTRQALPLIKFYLDIENFKRAALTQEKEEPEEAPRMAMEQSSPHKDDKDVPELKTLCDLSMRKPLTDDEKSRIYAETNKQLNRQKSGTESVMNYELSRASISDAIAIYQKYLIVNASLQVELPIVILAHISLLLCGRDKSECSKPIPASCFDEAREFVLEQLERDHVQGFLQSGYYSTYCLELIEGGSVNIYDVLNSELALFYFTEYLEQRQERECLEFWITAINFRKSFAFGEENEEDRKAAQSDAMIIYDKYFSLQSECRLWMSQKLRLRVEQAICAPNEQWQAFDLALLVTAKYLEQKYFADFLKSHIFDNYVNELKVKRDNSTPHPNLQHKLSLRRAGKSSNAQQQRHRKALSMSDCTHISQHNTLLASMDQAPSKTALNHQSGNLNIDARQLTNPQLLWQRPVGALKFGFVNSLGRYERDFEAVDAVALKSQPWSLSVSGSKLKNAMRKLVNLPEDNVQEEIAWQVAEMIVRDVTSVTLSDNKTPPLA, translated from the exons ATGTTAAATTACATCAAGAGGCACGCCA GCCGACGTCGCAGCAGCCAAGATGCCACGGATGCCATTTGTGGCCAAATGCCAGCGTATGATGTGGACACCACCGACGCCGCTGGAGCTGGTGATGCAGCCATGGCTCACAAACGCCACTCGCTGCGCTCCACAACCAGTTTCTGCGACGAAGTGTTCCTAGAagcggaggaggagggcggCGTGGGAACCAcgggaagaggaggaggaggcggtggaggAGCCCCCTCCGATGGCATCAGTCTCGCCAGCAACGATG ACATTTTCACCTACAACTCACGCCTCTCCATGAATCTCGCTTCCATCGTCAACGATCCGAACTGCCTGAGCTTCTTTGTTCAGTATCTGGACACCCGACAGGCCCTGCCGCTGATCAAATTCTACTTGGACATTGAGAACTTTAAGCGGGCGGCGCTAACGCAAGAGAAGGAGGAACCGGAGGAGGCTCCTCGGATGGCGATGGAACAATCTTCTCCGCACAAAGATGACAAAGATGTACCTGAATTGAAGACGCTGTGCGATCTGTCAATGCGCAAACCCCTCACAGACGACGAGAAGAGCCGCATCTATGCGGAGACCAACAAGCAGCTGAATAGGCAAAAGTCTGGAACGGAAAGTGTGATGAACTACGAGCTGTCGCGGGCCAGCATCAGCGATGCCATTGCCATATACCAAAAGTATCTGATAGTGAACGCCAGCCTGCAAGTGGAGCTGCCCATCGTCATCCTCGCGCATATATCGCTGCTCCTTTGCGGAAGGGATAAGTCCGAGTGCAGCAAACCAATCCCGGCTAGCTGCTTTGACGAAGCAAGGGAGTTTGTGCTTGAGCAGCTGGAGCGCGATCATGTGCAGGGATTTCTACAGAGCGGCTACTACTCCACATACTGTCTGGAGTTGATCGAGGGCGGCTCTGTAAATATCTACGACGTCTTGAACAGCGAACTGGCTTTGTTCTACTTCACCGAGTACCTGGAGCAGCGACAAGAGCGGGAATGCCTGGAGTTCTGGATCACCGCCATTAACTTCCGCAAGAGCTTTGCTTTCGGCGAAGAGAACGAGGAGGATCGCAAGGCTGCACAAAGCGATGCCATGATCATATACGACAAATACTTCTCCCTCCAGTCCGAGTGCCGTCTGTGGATGTCCCAGAAGCTGCGCTTACGAGTGGAACAAGCGATCTGTGCTCCGAATGAGCAGTGGCAAGCCTTCGACTTGGCCCTCTTGGTGACGGCCAAGTATCTGGAGCAAAAGTATTTCGCTGACTTTCTAAAGTCGCACATCTTCGATAACTACGTGAACGAACTGAAGGTCAAGAGAG ATAATTCCACCCCTCATCCGAATCTCCAGCACAAGCTGAGCTTGCGCAGAGCTGGCAAGTCCTCCAATGCCCAACAGCAGCGACATCGAAAAGCTCTATCCATGTCAGACTGCACGCACATTTCGCAGCACAACACACTGCTGGCTTCCATGGATCAAGCGCCGTCCAAAACAGCGCTAAATCATCAGTCGGGAAATCTCAACATCGATGCTAGGCAGCTGACGAATCCCCAACTTTTGTGGCAGCGTCCTGTGGGCGCACTGAAATTCGGTTTTGTTAACTCCTTGGGACGCTACGAGCGGGACTTTGAGGCCGTGGACGCAGTGGCTCTGAAATCGCAGCCGTGGTCACTGAGCGTCAGCGGAAGCAAGCTGAAAAATGCCATGCGGAAGCTGGTGAACCTGCCGGAGGACAATGTGCAAGAGGAGATAGCTTGGCAGGTGGCCGAGATGATTGTCCGGGATGTTACGAGTGTCACTCTCAGTGACAACAAGACTCCTCCGCTGGCCTGA
- the LOC6613677 gene encoding E3 ubiquitin-protein ligase RNF4 yields the protein MSTETETQENQINLLLVKMEALEKELERTEQQQEPPSGNPEEQVRKLRAHNLRVKYLNTQRRRILRQLQGKMLQYATLEERLHRLGELVLIAELHSGVKKINQRLDKMVEDSKCSICLFPWTENGIHRLVSLRCGHLFGSSCIHMAIRRNHRCPICRRRARHFHVRRIYSPSLLSH from the coding sequence ATGTCGACGGAGACAGAGACGCAGGAAAACCAGATCAATCTATTGTTGGTGAAAATGGAGGCACTCGAGAAGGAACTTGAGCGcacggagcagcagcaggagccgcCCAGTGGCAATCCGGAGGAGCAAGTCCGCAAGCTCAGGGCTCACAATTTGCGGGTCAAGTATCTGAATACTCAGCGTCGTCGCATCCTGCGCCAGTTGCAGGGCAAGATGCTGCAGTATGCGACCCTCGAGGAACGTTTGCACAGACTCGGCGAACTTGTGCTCATTGCAGAGCTCCATTCGGGTGTGAAGAAAATCAATCAGCGTCTGGACAAGATGGTGGAGGACTCGAAGTGCTCCATTTGCCTGTTTCCCTGGACGGAAAATGGAATACATCGCCTGGTCTCGCTCCGTTGTGGCCATTTGTTTGGCAGCAGCTGCATCCACATGGCCATACGGCGCAACCATCGCTGCCCCATCTGCCGGCGACGGGCTCGCCACTTCCACGTGCGCAGGATCTACAGTCCGAGCTTATTGTCTCATTAA
- the LOC6613678 gene encoding uncharacterized protein LOC6613678, giving the protein MGFRIVLLAATGLGAMYMMHLLAQDWVKIRPIRGITQLAGMAAQPIQQVIAPIQQASGALNLFRSRREASLNHELGWVRRTQDSGGGNGARGGRGGGADHRPPPAVDWKRILSRDPFECLQSLICQLMSGAEAKVPEAELLMDYLESSLELAPAKIGRAFSRGLALRGSTELCYNEYPFCLYSAKTMLRILRWFSESGESLPVDNVA; this is encoded by the exons ATGGGTTTCAG AATTGTGCTCTTAGCTGCCACCGGTCTGGGAGCCATGTACATGATGCATCTGCTCGCCCAGGATTGGGTGAAGATCCGACCCATTCGCGGAATAACCCAACTAGCCGGAATGGCCGCTCAGCCGATCCAACAGGTTATTGCACCCATCCAACAGGCCAGCGGGGCGCTAAATTTATTCCGGAGCAGGAGAGAGGCCAGCCTGAATCACGAACTCGGTTGGGTGCGAAGGACCCAAGATTCGGGTGGAGGCAATGGTGCCAGAGGTGGCCGAGGTGGAGGCGCGGACCATAGGCCACCACCTGCCGTCGATTGGAAGAGGATCCTGTCGAGAGATCCCTTCGAGTGCCTGCAATCCTTGATATGCCAACTGATGTCCGGAGCGGAAGCGAAAGTTCCGGAGGCAGAGCTGCTCATGGATTATCTGGAGTCATCGCTGGAGCTGGCTCCGGCCAAGATTGGTCGCGCCTTCAGTCGAGGATTGGCCTTGAGAGGCAGCACGGAGCTGTGCTACAACGAATATCCATTTTGCCTCTACTCCGCCAAGACGATGTTGCGCATCCTGCGTTGGTTCAGTGAATCGGGTGAATCGCTGCCCGTGGATAATGTGGCCTAG
- the LOC6613679 gene encoding probable cytochrome P450 303a1 — MFYAVIWIFCATLLAILFGGVRKPKRFPPGPVWYPIVGSALQVSQLRCRLGMFCKVIDVFARQYVNPYGFFGLKIGKDKVVIAYTNDAISEMMTNEDIDGRPDGIFYRLRTFNSRLGVLLTDGEMWVEQRRFILRHLKNFGFARSGMMDIVHNEATCLLQDLKDKVLKSGGKQTRIEMHDLTSVYVLNTLWCMLSGRRYEPGSPEITELLETFFELFKNIDMVGALFSHFPLLRFIAPNFSGYNGFVESHRSLYSFMSKEIELHRLTYKNYDEPRDLMDSYLRAQDEGNDEKGMFSDESLLAICLDMFLAGSETTNKSLGFCFMHLVLQPEIQERAFQEIKEVVGLERIPEWSRDRTKLPYCEAITLEAVRMFMLHTFGIPHRAVCDTRLSGYEIPKDTMVIACFRGMLINPVDFPDPESFNPDRYLFDGHLKLPEAFNPFGFGRHRCMGDLLGRQNLFMFTTTVLQNFKMVAIPGQVPEEVPLEGATAAVKPYDIMLVAREQ; from the coding sequence ATGTTTTATGCGGTCATCTGGATTTTCTGTGccactctgttggccatcttGTTCGGAGGAGTTCGGAAGCCCAAGCGGTTTCCGCCAGGACCTGTCTGGTATCCCATTGTGGGCAGCGCCCTGCAGGTCTCCCAACTTCGGTGTCGCCTTGGCATGTTTTGCAAGGTGATCGACGTGTTCGCCAGGCAGTATGTGAATCCCTATGGCTTCTTTGGCCTCAAGATTGGCAAGGATAAGGTGGTGATAGCCTATACGAACGATGCCATCAGTGAAATGATGACCAACGAAGATATTGACGGCCGTCCCGATGGCATATTCTATCGCCTGAGAACCTTCAATTCCCGATTGGGCGTGCTTCTAACGGACGGTGAGATGTGGGTGGAGCAGCGTAGATTCATTCTGAGGCATCTGAAGAACTTTGGCTTCGCTAGAAGTGGCATGATGGATATAGTGCACAATGAGGCCACGTGTTTGCTGCAGGACTTGAAGGACAAGGTGCTGAAGTCAGGAGGAAAGCAGACGAGGATTGAAATGCACGACCTAACGAGTGTTTATGTACTGAACACTCTCTGGTGCATGCTGAGCGGTAGAAGGTACGAGCCTGGTTCCCCGGAGATTACGGAGCTGCTGGAGACCTTCTTTGAGCTCTTCAAAAACATCGACATGGTGGGCGCTCTTTTCAGCCACTTTCCCCTGCTCCGATTCATAGCTCCCAACTTCTCCGGCTACAATGGTTTCGTGGAGAGTCACAGATCCTTGTATTCGTTTATGAGCAAGGAGATCGAGCTGCATCGCTTGACATATAAGAACTACGACGAACCGAGGGATCTGATGGATTCGTATCTCCGTGCCCAGGACGAGGGTAACGATGAGAAGGGCATGTTCAGCGATGAGAGTCTCTTGGCCATTTGCTTGGATATGTTCTTGGCTGGGTCCGAGACCACCAACAAGAGCCTGGGCTTCTGTTTCATGCACTTGGTGCTGCAGCCTGAAATCCAGGAGAGAGCCTTCCAGGAGATCAAGGAGGTAGTGGGTCTGGAGCGCATACCCGAGTGGTCCCGCGACCGCACCAAGTTGCCCTATTGCGAAGCTATCACCTTGGAGGCGGTCAGGATGTTTATGCTCCACACTTTCGGCATACCGCATCGAGCTGTCTGCGATACTCGATTGTCGGGATATGAAATTCCAAAGGACACCATGGTCATTGCCTGTTTCAGGGGAATGCTGATCAACCCAGTCGACTTTCCCGATCCAGAGTCATTCAATCCGGATAGATACCTCTTCGATGGCCATCTGAAACTGCCTGAGGCCTTCAATCCCTTTGGGTTCGGACGTCATCGCTGCATGGGTGACTTGTTGGGGCGACAGAATCTGTTTATGTTCACGACCACAGTGCTCCAAAACTTCAAGATGGTGGCCATTCCTGGCCAGGTGCCGGAGGAGGTACCGCTCGAGGGAGCCACCGCTGCTGTGAAGCCATATGACATCATGTTGGTGGCTAGAGAGCAGTAA
- the LOC6613680 gene encoding ubiA prenyltransferase domain-containing protein 1 homolog, translating to MATSSQLLPNGNLSRNGKTKTEDGEEVEAVAGARAAGAGAGVALRGRLTGHPSTSGTFMKLKTYLLALRPWSLSASLVPTLLGSALAYRSQWAEEFSLATFFLTAFTVVTVHCAGNVVNTYFDFIKGIDKQKADDRTLVDHILTKDEVVSLGAILYMAGCGGFVLLAVLSPAKMEHLALIYFGGLSSSFLYTGGIGFKYIALGDLVILILFGPISVLFAFMSQTGHVDWTTMGYAIPLALNTEAILHSNNTRDADNDRRAGIVTLAILIGRTASHVLYAMLLFAPYSLFFIFGLKYSLWFLLPLVTLPQAFQIEKRFRNEQTMHLVPRQTAKLNFFFGILYVVACCCAHQLPTFGLRRN from the exons ATGGCCACAAGCAGCCAGCTGTTGCCCAACGGCAACTTGTCCAGGAATGGCAAGACCAAGACAGAGGACGGTGAGGAGGTGGAAGCCGTCGCTGGAGCTCGTGCAGCAGGTGCAGGTGCCGGAGTAGCACTAAGGGGACGACTAACAGGACACCCATCCACATCCGGAACGTTTATGAAACTGAAAACCTATCTCCTAGCTCTGCGTCCCTGGTCGCTGTCCGCCAGTCTGGTTCCAACGCTGCTCGGCTCAGCCCTGGCCTACCGCTCCCAGTGGGCGGAGGAGTTTTCGCTGGCCACCTTCTTTCTCACCGCCTTCACCGTGGTCACCGTCCACTGCGCCGGCAACGTCGTTAACACCTACTTCGACTTCATCAAGGGCATTGACAAGCAGAAAGCCGACGACCGCACGCTGGTGGATCACATACTCACCAAGGATGAG GTGGTATCGCTGGGCGCCATTCTGTACATGGCTGGCTGTGGAGGTTTTGTGTTGCTGGCTGTGCTCAGTCCGGCGAAAATGGAGCACCTGGCGCTGATCTACTTCGGGGGATTGTCCTCGAGCTTCCTGTACACTGGAGGCATTGGTTTCAAGTATATTGCCCTGGGAGATCTGGTTATACTGATACTCTTTGGACCCATCTCGGTGCTATTCGCCTTCATGTCGCAAACGGGTCATGTGGACTGGACGACAATGGGCTATGCGATTCCCTTGGCCCTCAACACGGAGGCCATCCtgcacagcaacaacacaagGGATGCGGACAACGATCGCCGGGCTGGAATCGTAACGCTCGCCATTTTGATAGGCCGCACAGCATCGCACGTTCTGTATGCCATGCTGCTCTTCGCACCCTACTCATTATTCTTCATCTTCGGCTTGAAGTACTCTCTGTGGTTCCTGCTGCCGCTGGTGACCCTGCCGCAAGCGTTCCAGATTGAGAAGCGTTTCCGCAACGAACAGACGATGCACCTGGTGCCTCGGCAAACAGCCAAGCTGAACTTCTTTTTTGGCATCTTGTACGTGGTGGCCTGCTGCTGTGCCCATCAGTTGCCCACCTTTGGATTGCGGAGAAATTGA
- the LOC6613681 gene encoding zinc finger protein OZF, with protein MDYNIHKICRVCLEELHPVTSIYSTDFAMMPSVMLMQCAKIRVFKTDGLPSVICNNCIYRLGVAFHFKQECENSDLRLRQYLGILESWRQDAATNTDFVEKPLDPQRDSDEEEPVDAKVSKRRSRYQRKPPEEHKKRGPKPVPKMPHTCYECHKSFKCIAQLTQHIRTHTGEKPYQCSFCIQRFAQKYNLKVHERTHTGDKPFQCEICSKQFSALGNFQAHQKIHLGVRDQVCSLCQKGFYTAGDLSKHMITHTGIKNHHCDVCGKAFSRRRDMRTHKLKLHPLESSTNHDIVDDDDDEAIDTDPVGLDTLDHAHFKCPDCDKAFDTADSLSLHFRTHAANNNLLNLPLPPAPPMSHHYHHDALHHLGPPNPATQMGMAAMAHMLAPPPPPPPTPSEGRYTMLHHTAAQRLHY; from the exons ATGGACTATAATATCCACAAAATTTGCCGAGTTTGTCTGGAGGAACTACATCCTGTAACTTCGATATATAGCACGGATTTTGCTATGATGCCCTCCGTAATGTTAATGCAATGCGCTAAAATAAGA GTTTTCAAAACCGATGGCCTACCTTCGGTGATCTGCAACAACTGTATTTACCGGCTGGGAGTAGCCTTCCACTTCAAACAGGAATGTGAAAACAGTGATCTCCGGCTACGGCAATACCTGGGCATTCTGGAGTCCTGGCGCCAGGATGCCGCCACCAATACGGACTTTGTGGAGAAGCCGTTGGATCCGCAGCGCGACAGCGATGAGGAGGAACCCGTGGATGCCAAAGTAAGCAAGAGGCGGTCGCGCTATCAAAGGAAGCCGCCAGAAGAGCACAAAAAACGGGGGCCCAAACCTGTGCCAAAGATGCCTCACACCTGCTACGAGTGCCACAAAAGCTTCAAGTGCATTGCCCAATTAACACAGCATATAAGAACACATACGGGCGAGAAACCATACCAGTGCAGCTTTTGCATCCAGAGATTCGCCCAGAAGTACAATCTAAAGGTCCACGAAAGAACGCACACGGGCGACAAGCCTTTTCAGTGTGAGATCTGCTCCAAGCAGTTTTCCGCGTTGGGCAATTTCCAGGCGCACCAGAAGATTCACTTAGGAGTGCGTGATCAGGTGTGCTCGCTATGTCAGAAAGGTTTCTACACCGCCGGTGATCTCTCCAAGCACATGATAACCCATACGGGCATCAAAAACCATCACTGCGATGTCTGCGGCAAGGCTTTCAGCAGGCGAAGAGATATGCGAACGCATAAATTGAAGCTTCATCCTCTGGAGTCCAGTACAAACCATGATATAGTggacgatgatgacgatgaggCTATAGACACGGATCCCGTGGGTCTGGACACCCTCGATCACGCCCACTTCAAGTGCCCGGATTGCGACAAGGCATTTGATACGGCGGACAGCCTAAGTCTTCATTTCCGTACACATGCTGCGAATAATAATCTACTGAATTTGCCATTGCCTCCTGCACCGCCCATGTCGCATCACTACCATCACGATGCACTGCATCATCTTGGACCACCAAATCCCGCTACACAAATGGGAATGGCTGCAATGGCTCACATGCTGgctccgccgccgcctccaccGCCAACGCCAAGTGAAGGACGTTACACTATGCTACACCATACGGCAGCGCAAAGACTACATTACTAG
- the LOC6613682 gene encoding glia maturation factor beta: MSDNQICDISNEVLEELKKFRFSKSKNNAALILKVDREKQTVVLDEFIDDISVDELQDTLPGHQPRYVIYTYKMVHDDQRISYPMCFIFYTPRDSQIELQMMYACTKSALQREVDLTRVYEIRELDELTEEWLKAKLK; the protein is encoded by the exons ATG AGTGATAACCAGATATGCGACATAAGCAACGAAGTTCTGGAGGAATTGAAGAAGTTCCGATTCAGCAAGAGCAAAAATAATGCGGCTTTGATAT TGAAAGTCGACCGGGAGAAGCAAACGGTGGTGCTGGACGAGTTCATCGACGATATTTCGGTGGACGAGCTGCAGGACACATTGCCAGGACACCAGCCCCGATATGTCATCTATACGTATAAGATGGTGCATGACGATCAGCGCATTTCGTACCCAATGTGCTTCATATTCTACACACCCAGGGATAGCCAG ATCGAATTGCAGATGATGTACGCCTGCACGAAGAGCGCCCTTCAGCGCGAAGTAGATCTCACACGCGTCTACGAGATACGCGAACTAGACGAACTCACCGAGGAGTGGCTGAAAGCCAAGCTCAAGTAG
- the LOC6613683 gene encoding uncharacterized protein LOC6613683 — MSLNLYEGNILNSCWKAGVRKPRKSAFAPLDRNEIADLDVVACCKQITELIEENALRNRQERSKVLDTRNRQNVIFKDISRLVFGVTDIFRCQVDLLLGDTKVLLDQCTRTNLDYVLTTTKSVMVNKSEIRIQRKRKRVITKKSKVTVSKRPRLQESELLDELSQEYYEQMLSECQMWQSECTQQVVEDMDESIELPRSCTQSKSYHSITITEEIELPEDHSLIMPSNGFGEAEGADLTIFQELYPKDGTRNSLKRHSIAQDPTDILPDKMPRLDDWDVFEADNAIMTQIFPHNIEPAEVTQIVCEPSLPSVINSFEEITFSKPKNKKRKLIVDKRIEYTRKQLVKHRQKYMEDYISREVIVPKPSDLPKPPKELLCKLHSNVSFTALHSSGPKLSNEEMEFEAENTLRTIFGREFTENLSKEIFVRPSQATKCGNKEAHIYQPEPLEVEDCVQPQLQPPDHVNQNYNNNEINEHGIYCEDNHAYTYSVMMSLLSIWRNNPKITGIDAIDFMKTFDGRIKVSLAFLHLLYLVRDRFIEISKRANSLEMHQITLGKESTKLIDNLMLSETL; from the exons ATGAGCTTGAATTTATATGAGGGCAACATCCTAAATTCCTGCTGGAAAGCAGGAGTCCGCAAGCCGCGGAAATCGGCGTTTGCGCCACTCGATCGAAATGAGATCGCAGATTTGGATGTAGTCGCCTGCtg CAAGCAAATCACCGAATTAATTGAGGAAAATGCATTAAGAAATCGCCAGGAGCGATCCAAAGTTTTGGACACAAGAAACAGGCAAAATGTTATTTTCAAGGACATTTCCCGTTTGGTTTTCGGAGTTACGGATATTTTTAGATGCCAAGTGGATCTACTTTTGG GGGATACGAAGGTATTACTTGATCAATGTACACGTACCAACTTGGACTACGTTCTCACCACCACAAAATCCGTAATGGTCAACAAATCTGAGATTCGAATCCAACGCAAACGAAAGCGGGTGATCACCAAGAAATCTAAAGTAACAGTATCAAAACGTCCCAGACTGCAGGAATCGGAACTGTTGGATGAATTGTCACAGGAATACTACGAGCAGATGCTATCCGAATGCCAGATGTGGCAATCGGAGTGCACACAACAGGTGGTGGAGGACATGGACGAG TCTATTGAACTACCTCGGAGTTGCACGCAGTCAAAATCGTATCATTCCATTACAATCACCGAAGAGATTGAACTTCCCGAAGATCATAGCTTAATTATGCCATCAAATGGTTTTGGCGAAGCCGAGGGTGCGGACTTAACCATTTTTCAAGAGCTTTACCCCAAAGACGGCACAAGGAACTCAC TAAAGCGACACTCAATAGCTCAGGATCCAACTGACATCTTACCGGATAAAATGCCTAGATTGGATGATTGGGATGTTTTCGAAGCTGACAATGCTATCATGACACAAATCTTTCCGCATAACATTGAACCAGCTGAAGTAACTCAAATAGTTTGTGAACCGTCGTTGCCCTCAGTTATAAATTCTTTTGAAGAAATAACATTTAGCAAGCCGAAGAATAAGAAAAGAAAGCTTATAGTAGACAAACGTATTGAATACACTCGAAAGCAGCTGGTGAAGCATAGACAGAAATATATGGAAGATTACATTTCAAGGGAAGTGATAGTGCCAAAACCATCGGATTTGCCGAAACCCCCCAAGGAACTTCTGTGTAAACTGCATAGCAA TGTAAGTTTTACAGCTCTTCATAGCTCCGGCCCGAAGCTCAGTAATGAAGAAATGGAATTCGAGGCTGAAAACACACTGAGAACCATATTTGGCCGCGAGTTTACCGAGAATCTTTCGAAGGAGATATTTGTACGACCATCTCAGGCTACAAAATGTGGAAATAAAGAGGCACATATCTATCAGCCCGAACCACTTGAAGTGGAAGACTGTGTGCAACCTCAACTGCAGCCGCCTGATCATGtaaatcaaaattataataataacgaaATAAATGAGCACGGCATATACTGTGAGGATAATCATGCAT ATACCTACAGCGTAATGATGAGTCTCTTAAGCATTTGGCGTAATAATCCCAAAATCACGGGAATCGATGCCATTGATTTTATGAAAACGTTTGATGGTCGCATCAAGGTTTCGTTAGCCTTTCTCCATTTGTTGT ATCTTGTTCGAGACCGTTTTATAGAGATATCAAAGCGAGCTAATTCGCTGGAAATGCACCAGATTACTCTTGGCAAAGAGTCCACTAAGCTAATAGACAATCTTATGCTGAGTGAGACTCTGTGA
- the LOC6613684 gene encoding transmembrane protein 147, giving the protein MTLYHFGNCVALLTPYYFTYKYSGLSEYGAFWKCVQAGGIYIFTQLVKMLVLATFFYSDAPSSSGEFNFFAEILRCSMDIADLLGFALILSRIPGKGHSKLITAGLGWATAEVILSRGIMLWVGARGTEFSWIYILKCLESNVLLVQHITTATLIWLFTRHDLNKALKPLVSLLLAVTVFKGVWLEGMLHILTIGPWLTVAVKALVAAVIGFCTLHIYSGLAQQIGI; this is encoded by the exons ATGACACTGTATCACTTTGGAAATTGCGTGGCCCTGCTGACGCCGTACTATTTCACCTACAAATACTCCGGCCT ATCAGAATATGGAGCCTTCTGGAAGTGCGTGCAGGCGGGAGGCATTTATATATTCACACAGCTCGTCAAGATGCTGGTGCTGGCCACATTCTTCTACTCGGACGCTCCATCCTCCAGCGGCGAGTTCAACTTCTTTGCG GAGATCCTACGCTGCAGCATGGACATCGCCGATCTGCTTGGATTCGCCCTAATCTTGAGTCGCATACCCGGCAAGGGCCACTCAAAGCTCATTACGGCTGGACTTGGAT GGGCCACCGCCGAAGTGATTCTTTCCCGAGGTATCATGCTCTGGGTTGGTGCCCGAGGCACCGAGTTCAGCTGGATCTACATACTCAAGTGTCTGGAGTCGAACGTGCTTCTGGTGCAGCACATCACCACGGCCACCCTGATCTGGCTGTTCACCCGTCACGATTTGAACAAGGCATTAAAGCCGCTGGTTAGTCTGCTTCTGGCGGTGACTGTCTTCAAAGGCGTCTGGCTGGAGGGCATGCTCCACATTCTGACCATTGGACCTTGGCTGACGGTGGCTGTTAAAGCGCTGGTGGCTGCCGTCATTGGATTCTGCACGCTGCACATCTATTCGGGTCTGGCCCAACAGATCGGAATTTAA